A single window of Candidatus Obscuribacter sp. DNA harbors:
- a CDS encoding response regulator transcription factor, producing the protein MAKILLVEDDLELAERMQDWFTLENHALEVVHNGGDALQMLGSFEFDVIVLDWGLPGVAGIDVLRTYRKNGGTTPIIFLTGRGEIINREEGLDSGADDYMVKPFDVRELSARIRSLLRRPKGLLPTELTIQGLHLELETRTAKAGANAVHLMPKQCSLLEFLMRHPNRPFGAKALLDAVWPSESEASEDTVRTCMKTLRRQLANIGKEDLIKTVLGSGYLIEDKVEDKKASQ; encoded by the coding sequence ATGGCAAAAATTCTCCTGGTCGAAGACGATTTAGAACTTGCAGAGCGCATGCAAGACTGGTTTACCCTTGAAAATCACGCCCTGGAAGTTGTCCATAACGGCGGTGACGCCCTGCAAATGCTCGGCAGTTTTGAATTTGATGTCATTGTGCTCGACTGGGGATTGCCCGGAGTAGCCGGAATAGATGTCCTCAGGACATACCGCAAAAATGGCGGTACCACTCCAATTATTTTTCTTACCGGCAGAGGCGAGATCATCAATCGTGAAGAGGGGCTCGACTCCGGTGCCGACGACTACATGGTCAAACCATTTGATGTGCGCGAGCTGAGTGCTCGCATCCGCAGCCTTTTGCGTCGCCCCAAAGGACTTTTGCCAACCGAGCTGACTATCCAGGGTCTGCACCTGGAGCTTGAGACTCGCACCGCCAAAGCCGGCGCAAACGCAGTGCATTTGATGCCCAAACAATGCTCACTCCTTGAGTTTTTGATGCGCCATCCCAACCGCCCCTTTGGTGCCAAAGCACTGTTGGACGCGGTCTGGCCATCTGAGAGCGAAGCCTCTGAAGACACCGTGCGCACTTGTATGAAAACTCTGAGACGTCAACTTGCAAATATCGGCAAAGAAGATTTGATCAAAACCGTACTAGGTTCTGGTTACCTGATAGAAGACAAAGTTGA